In Burkholderia lata, the DNA window ACGCAAGGTGTTACACTCATCAGTCTCGATGAGGGTACCAAGCTCTCTGGCCTGCAGCAGATCGCGGAGGCCGAAGAGGGTGAAGGCGAGGCCGACGAGGCGTCGGACGGCGAAGCCTGAAGAACGGATGAGACTCTAGCCGCCGCAGGCGCGAAGCGCCGCGGCCGGCGAGCAACCATTCATATTTCCAAAAGGGAGTGATGATGCAAAAGCAATTCAAGCAACTGGTTCTGCTGGCTGCACTGGTGCCGACGTTCGCGATGGCGCAAGCGCTGTCGAATTCCGCACCGGCAGCTCCGGCGGCAGCTGCGCCGATCGACGCCGACAAGAAGGCAGCGATCAAGGATCTGCTCGACGCGATCGACGCGCCGAAGCTCGTGTCGGCAATCGGCAACAGCGCCGAAATGCAGGCCAAGCAACTCGTCCCGGCGATCCTGTCGGACGCGCTGTCGGAAAACAAGACGCTGAACGACAAGCAGAAGCAGGCTGCCGTTCCGACGCTGCAGAAGAACGCGGTGCCGAAGCTGGTTGACGGCGCAGGCAAGGTGTTCGGTACGCAACAGTTCCAGAACGACGCGATGTCGGCTCAGTACGACGCCTACGCGAAGTACTACAGCACGTCGGAGATCAAGGATCTGACGACGTTCTACAAGAGCCCGACGGGCCGCAAGTTCATCCAGGTTCAGGATCAGGTCGGTCGCGACGTGGTCAACGGCCTGATGCAGAAGTACATGCCGCAAGCTATCCAGGCAACGCGCACGCAGGCTGACAAGGAAGTCGCAGCAGTCAAGCCGGGCAAGTAAAGCCGTCCGGGCACGCCCCCGGCCGTTCGGCCGGGTTTGGCGGGAGCCTGACGACAGTGCGATAATGGCCGTTTGCGCGCGAGCGCAAGCGGCCATTTCTTTTTTGGCGCGTTCTGCCGGCGGCGAGCCGGTCGCGTCCCTCCGAGGTTTTCACGATGCGCGTCTTTAATTTCTCCGCCGGCCCTGCGGCGATGCCCGAGGAAGTGCTGCGGCAAGCTGCCGACGAAATGCTCGACTGGCACGGCAGCGGCATGAGCGTGATGGAGATGAGCCATCGCGGCAAGGAATTCATGTCGATCCACGAGGCCGCGCTGACCGACCTGCGCGACCTGCTCGGTGTGCCGGCCAGCCACCGGATCCTGTTCCTGCAGGGCGGCGGTATCGCGGAAAACGCAATCGTGCCGATGAACCTGCTCGGGTCGCGCAAGACGGCCGACTTCGTCGTCACGGGCTCGTGGTCGCAGAAATCGTTCACCGAAGCGAAGAAATACGGCACGCCGCATCTCGCCGCGACCGGCAAGACGGAAGACGGCTATACGCGTGCGCCCGTGCGCGCCGAATGGCAGCTGTCGGACGATCCGGCCTACGTGCATCTGTGTACCAACGAGACGATCGACGGTGTCGAGACGTTCGAGATTCCCGATCTCGGCGATGTGCCGCTGGTCGCGGATGTGTCGTCGCACATCCTGTCGCGCCCGATGGACGTCGCGAAATACGGCGTGCTGTTCGGCGGCGCGCAGAAGAACATCGGGATGGCCGGCGTGACGCTCGTGATCGTGCGCGAGGACCTGCTCGACCGTGCGCTGTCGATCTGCCCGTCCGCGTTCGAATGGAAGACCATCGCCGCGAACAACTCGCTGTACAACACGCCGCCCACCTACGCGATCTACATCGCGGGCCTGGTGTTCCAGTGGCTGAAGCGGCAGGGTGGCCTCGAAGCGATCGAGGCCCGCAATATCGAAAAAGCGAAGCTGCTCTACGACACGATCGATTCGAGCAGTTTCTATCTGAACAAGGTCGAGCCGGCAGCACGTTCGCGGATGAACGTGCCGTTTTTCCTGGCCGACGAAACGCGCAATGAAGACTTCCTTGCCGGCGCAAAGGCGCGCGGGCTGCTGCAGCTGAAGGGCCACAAGTCCGTCGGCGGCATGCGGGCGTCGATCTACAACGCGGTGCCGCTCGAGGGCGTGAAAGCGCTCGTCGAGTACATGAAGGACTTCGAGCAGCGCGGCGCCTGACGGCGGCGCTGTTCAAACAGCACGGCAAAACGCATGGACGACGAACTGAATTCCCGCCTGAAACCGCTGCGCGATCGCATCGACGCGATCGACGCGCAGCTGATCGCGCTCCTGAACCAGCGCGCCGCGGTGGCGCTGGAGGTGGGAGAGGTCAAGAAGCATTTCAACGCACCGGTGTTCCGGCCGGAGCGCGAGCTGCAGGTGATCGCCCGGCTGCAGGACATGAGCGCGGGGCCGCTCGCGAGCGAGCACATCAGCGCCATCTGGCGCGAGATCATGGCCGCGAGCCGCGCGCTCGAACAGACGATCCACGTCGCGTTCCTCGGGCCGGTCGGCACGTATAGCGAGCAGGCGATGCTCGAGTACTTTGGCCAGTCGATCGAAGGGCTGCCATGCCCGTCGATCGACGAGGTGTTCCGCTCGGTCGAGGCCGGCGCGTCCGCGTTCGGCATAGCGCCGGTCGAGAATTCGACCGAAGGCGCCGTGTCGCGCACGCTCGACCTGTTGCTGCAGACGCAACTGCTGATCAGCGGAGAGCTCGCGCTGCCGATCCATCACAACCTGCTGACGCAAAGCGGCACGCTCGACGGCGTGAAACGCGTTTGCGCGCATGCGCAGGCGCTTGCGCAATGCCAGCAGTGGCTCGCGGCGAACGCACCGCAGCTTGAGCGGCAGGCGGTGGCGAGCAACGCGGAGGCTGCGCGTCTCGCGGCGGCCGATCCGACGGTCGCGGCGATCGCGGGCGATCGCGCGGCTGCGCACTACGGCCTGCAGATCGCGTTCTCGCTGATCCAGGACGATCCGCACAACCGCACGCGCTTCGTGATCGTCGGCAAGCAGCCGGCGGGGCAAAGCGGTCACGACCAGACGTCGCTGATCGTGTCGGTGAAGAATGAGCCGGGCGCCGTGTTCAAGCTGCTCGAGCCGCTTGCGCGGCACGGCGTGTCGATGACGCGCTTCGAGTCGCGCCCGGCGCGCGTCGGCACGTGGGAGTACTACTTCTACATCGACATCGAAGGGCACCGGGACGATGCGTCGGTTGCAGCCGCGCTCGCGGAACTCGGCCAGAAGGCCGCGTTCCTGAAGATACTCGGTTCGTATCCGCGCGCACGCTGATGCGCGGCGGCCCGTCGCCTGTTCGCGCAGGTGTTGGGGCCAGGCGGGCAGGGCAGGCCGGTCGGCGCTGCCGAAGGCGGGTTCGGGCGGCATGCAGCACAGCTTGTGCTGCATGCGGGCCCGTTGCCCGGAATCTGGAATTCCGCGTGCGGGGCGTCGTCCCGCGCGCGTAACTTGGCTCTTGTCGTGTCAGGCTTTGCATTCAACAAACTGGTCATCTTCGGCGTCGGCCTGATCGGCGGATCGCTGGCTCGCGCGCTGCGCGAGCGCGCGCCGGGCGGCGCGGGCGAGGTCGTCGGCGTGGGCCGTTCGCGTGCGTCGGTCGAGCGCGCGCTCGCGCTCGGCGTGATCGACCGCGCGGCGGCGCTCGACGACGATGCGCAATTGCGCGACGCGCTGGCAGGCGCCGATCTCGTGCTGCTGGCGGCGCCCGTCGCGCAGACGGGCCCGTTGCTCGCGCGCATCGCACCGTGGCTTGAAGCGGCGACGATCGTCACCGATGCGGGCAGCACCAAGTCCGATGTCGTCGCGGCCGCGCGCGAAGCGCTCGGTGCGCGGATCGCGCAGTTCGTGCCGGGGCATCCGATCGCCGGTCGCGAGTCGAGCGGCGTCGAGGCCGCGTTGCCGGATCTGTACGTCGGCCGCAACGTCGTGCTGTGTCCGCTTCCGGAAAACGCACCCGAATCGGTCGCGCGGATCGACGCGATGTGGCGCGCGACCGGCGCCGACGTGCGCACGATGAGCACGGAGCAGCACGATCGGGTGTTTGCGTCGATCAGCCATCTGCCGCACGTGCTGTCGTTCGCGCTCGTCGAGCAGATTCTCGGCGAGGCTGACGCGGAACTGAAATTCTCGTACGCGGCGGGCGGTTTCCGCGATTTCACGCGCATCGCGGCGTCGAGCCCGGAGATGTGGCGCGACGTGTGCGTCGCGAACCGCGCGGCGCTGCTCGATGAACTCGACGGCTATACGCGCGTGCTCACGCGGCTTCGCGCAGCGATCGACGCCGGCGATGGCGCGGCGCTCGAAGCGGTGTTCACGCGCTCGCGCGCTGCGCGCAAGGCATGGCAGGAGCGCGGTGGTACGCCCGCTGCCGAACCGGTCAAGAAATAACAGGACGATTCCCATGGACTATCTCGATCTCGGCCCGTACTCCAGCGCATCGGGCACCGTGCGCCTGCCCGGCTCGAAGAGCATTTCGAACCGCGTGCTGCTGCTCGCGGCGCTTGCCGAAGGCGAAACGACGATCACCAACCTGCTCGACTCCGACGACACGCGCGTGATGCTCGACGCACTCGGCACGCTCGGCGTGAAGCTCGCGCGCGACGGCGACACCTGTGTCGTCACGGGCACGCGCGGCGCATTCACCGCGAAGACGGCCGACCTGTTCCTCGGCAATGCGGGCACGGCCGTGCGGCCGCTGACCGCCGCGCTCGCGGTGAACGGCGGCGACTATCGCGTGCACGGCGTGCCGCGCATGCACGAGCGGCCGATCGGCGACCTCGTCGACGGCCTGCGGCAGATCGGCGCGCAGATCGACTACGAGCTGAACGAAGGCTACCCGCCGCTGCGGATCAAACCCGCGAACATTTCCGTCGACGCGCCGATTCGCGTGCGCGGCGACGTGTCGAGCCAGTTCCTCACGGCACTGCTGATGACGCTGCCGCTCGTGAAGGCGAAGGACGGCAAGATCGTCGTCGAGGTCGATGGCGAGCTGATCTCGAAGCCGTACATCGACATCACGATCCGGCTGATGGAACGCTTCGGCGTGACCGTCGAGCGGGATGGCTGGCAGCGCTTCGTTGTGCCGGCCGGCGTCCGATATCGCTCGCCGGGGCGAATCATGGTCGAGGGCGATGCGTCGTCCGCATCGTACTTCCTCGCGGCCGGCGCGCTTGGCGGCGGGCCGCTGCGTGTCGAAGGCGTGGGGCGTGCGAGCATTCAGGGCGATGTCGGCTTCGCGAACGCGCTGATGCAGATGGGCGCGAACGTGACCATGGGCGACGACTGGATCGACGTGCGCGGTATCGGCCACGACCACGGCAAGCTCGAGCCGATCGACATGGACTTCAACCTGATCCCCGATGCGGCGATGACCATCGCGGTCGCTGCGCTGTTCGCGAACGGCACAAGCACGCTGCGCAACATCGCGAGCTGGCGCGTGAAGGAAACCGACCGCATCGCTGCGATGGCGACCGAGTTGCGCAAGGTCGGCGCGATCATCGAGGAAGGTCCTGACTACCTTGTCGTCACGCCGCCGGAAAAGCTCACGCCGAACGCGGCGATCGACACGTACGACGATCACCGGATGGCGATGTGCTTCTCGCTCGTCAGCCTGGGCGGCGTGCCCGTGCGGATCAACGATCCGAAGTGCGTCGGCAAGACGTTCCCCGACTATTTCGACCGCTTCGCCGCGCTCGCCAAAGCCTGACCCCACTGTTCTGATGAAATCGACCCGACCCTTTCACCCGACTCCCGTCATCACGATCGACGGCCCGACTGCTTCCGGCAAGGGCACCGTCGCCGCGCTCGTTGCCGCGCATCTTGGCTTCCACCTGCTCGACAGCGGCGCGTTGTACCGGCTTGCCGCGCTCGCGAGCGTGCGCTACGGCATCGAGGCGGAGGATATCGACGCGCTGGTGAAGCTGATCGACGATCTCCACATCACGTTCCGCGAAGGCTGCGCGCAGCTCGACGGCGTCGATGTGTCGAACGACATCCGCGCCGAAGTGGTCGGCAACCGCGCATCGGCGATTGCCGTGCACGGGCCCGTGCGCACCGCGCTCGTCGCGCGCCAGCGCGCGTTCCGCAAGACGCCGGGCCTCGTTGCAGACGGGCGCGACATGGGCACCGTGATCTTCCCGGACGCCGTGCTGAAGGTGTTTCTGACGGCCAGTGCCGAGGCGCGCGCGACCAGACGGCATAAGCAATTGATGCAAAAAGGTTTTTCTGCTAATATAGATGACTTGCTCCGGGATCTTCGTGAACGTGACGCGCGCGACAGCAATCGCGCAGCCGCGCCGCTGAAGCCCGCGGCAGATGCCAAGCTGCTCGATACGTCGGCGCTTTCGGTCGATGAAGCGGTCGACCAGGTGCTGCAGTGGTACCGGGCGCTCGGCCAGCCCGCCTGAGAAGGCGGGTCGCGGTAGGTGCTCCACGCCGTAAGCGCGGAGCGTGTTTCGAACCCTTAACCCCGTGTGGTCATCGATCTGGCCCTTTCAGCCTGCCATTCCGGCCGGCGTGGCACAGCGATCCATGCACAATCAGATTTTTATGTCCGACCTGCAAACCTCTACCCCGAATACTGAATCTTTCGCGGCTCTGTTCGAAGAGTCGCTGACCCGCCAAGACATGCGCGCCGGCGAAGTGATTTCCGCCGAAGTCGTGCGCGTCGACCACAACTTCGTGGTCGTCAATGCAGGCCTCAAGTCCGAGGCTTACATTCCGATCGAGGAATTCCTGAACGATCAGGGCGAGGTTGAGGTGCAGTCGGGCGATTTCGTGTCCGTCGCAATCGACGCACTCGAAAACGGCTACGGCGACACGATCCTGTCGCGCGACAAGGCGAAGCGCCTTGCATCGTGGCTGTCGCTGGAAAAGGCTCTCGACAACAACGAACTCGTCACCGGCACGATCACCGGCAAGGTGAAGGGCGGCATGACCGTGATGGTCAACGGCATCCGCGCGTTCCTGCCGGGTTCGCTGGTCGACACGCGTCCGGTCAAGGACACGACCCCGTACGAAGGCAAGACGCTCGAGTTCCGCGTGATCAAGCTCGATCGCAAGCGTAACAACGTCGTGCTGTCGCGTCGTGCAGTGATCGAAGCAACCCAAGGCGAAGAGCGCGCGAAGCTGCTCGAGACGCTGAAGGAAGGCGCGATCGTCAACGGCGTGGTCAAGAACATCACCGACTACGGCGCGTTCGTCGACCTCGGCGGCATCGACGGCCTGCTGCACATCACCGACATCGCATGGCGTCGTGTGCGTCACCCGAGCGAAGTCCTGTCGGTTGGCCAGGAAGTCACCGCGAAGATCCTCAAGTTCGATCAAGAGAAGAACCGCGTCTCGCTGGGCATCAAGCAACTGGGCGACGATCCGTGGGAAGGCATCTCGCGCCGTTACCCGTCGGGCACGCGCCTGTTCGGCAAGGTCACGAACATCACCGACTACGGCGCATTCGTCGAAGTGGAATCGGGCATCGAAGGCCTTGTCCACGTGTCGGAAATGGACTGGACCAACAAGAACGTTGCTCCGTCGAAGGTTGTCCAGCTGGGCGACGAAGTCGAAGTCATGGTCCTCGAGATCGACGAAGACCGTCGTCGTATCAGCCTCGGCATGAAGCAGTGCAAGCCGAATCCGTGGGATGACTTCAGCCGCAACTTCAAGAAGGGCGACAAGATCACGGGCGCAATCAAGTCGATCACCGACTTCGGCGTGTTCATCGGTCTGCCGGGCGGCATCGACGGCCTGGTCCACCTGTCGGACCTGTCGTGGAGCGAAACTGGCGAAGAAGCGGTTCGCAAGTACAAGAAGGGCGACGAAGTCGAAGCAATCGTGCTCGGTATCGACGTCGAGAAGGAACGCATTTCGCTCGGCATCAAGCAGCTCGAAGGCGACCCGTTCAGCAACTACGTTGCAATGAACGACAAGGGCTCGATCGTCGACGGCGTCGTGAAGACGGTCGATGCGAAGGGTGCGGTCGTCACGCTGACGGGTGACATCGAAGGCTACCTGCGTGCGTCGGAAATCTCGCAAGATCGCGTCGAAGATGCTCGCAACGTGCTGAAGGAAGGCGACAAGGTCAACGCGATGGTGATCAACATCGATCGCAAGTCGCGCGGCATCAACCTGTCGATCAAGGCGAAGGATTCGGCTGAACAACAGGAAGCGATCCGCGGCCTGCAGTCGGACTCCAGCGCTGCTGCGACCGGTACGACCAACCTCGGCGCGCTGCTGAAGGCGAAGCTCGACGGCCAGAACCAGTAAGCCTCACGAGGTCTGCTGAAGTATGACCAAATCCGAGTTGGTCGCGCAGCTGGCATCGCGATTTCCGCAACTTGTCCTCAAGGATGCGGATTTCGCGGTGAAAACGATGCTCGATGCGATGTCTGACGCCCTGGCGAAAGGGCATCGCATTGAAATTCGGGGTTTCGGCAGCTTTGGCCTCAACCGTCGGCCGGCGCGCGTCGGACGCAACCCGAAGTCAGGGGAGAAAGTGCAGGTGCCCGAGAAGTTCGTGCCGCACTTCAAGCCAGGCAAGGAATTGCGTGAACGCGTCGACGGCCGCGCCGGTGAACCGCTGAAGGCTGACGATCCGGACGACGAGCGTTAAACGTCATCCGGTTTGCCCGGAACCCATCCGGCGAAGGCTGAAAAGAAAAGCGCCCCTTGCGGGCGCTTTTTTCATTTCCGGCGATCGCCGCGCAACGGGGGCACGCAGGATCTGCGCAGCCGCGGAAACGCATCCTTTACAATACGGGTCGATTCGGTGCGACGCAGGGGAGTCGCGCGCCGCGGCAAACCTCAACAAAGAGAGGGCTTCATGAAGTTTATCGTCTGGCTGATCCGGGTATTGGTGTTCGTACTGCTGCTGGTGCTTGCGCTGGCCAATACGCAAACCGCGACGCTGAATTTCGTTGCCGGCTATTCATGGCAAGCGCCGCTGATCCTGATCGGCCTGGCGTTCTTCGCCGTGGGGCTGCTGGCCGGCCTGCTGTCCGCGCTGCCTTCGATCTTCCGCCTGCGTCTCGAGAACGGGCGCCTGAAGCGCGATCTGCGTGCGGCGCGCGAAACGCCGGCCGTCATCGACCAGCCGCCGATGCCGCCCGTCATTTAACACGGACGCCGCGCGATCATCGCGCGGTTTTCGTCTCTGCTTCGATATTTCGCATGGATCTGGATTTCTGGTGGTTGCTCGCGATTCCGGTCGCGTTCGCGCTTGGTTGGGCGGCGTCACGCTATGACCTGAAGAATCTCCTGTCGGAGAGTGCCAACCTGCCGCGATCGTATTTTCGCGGCCTGAATTTTCTGTTGAACGAACAACCCGACAAGGCGATCGACGCGTTCATCGAGGTCGCCAAGCTCGATCCCGAGACGGTCGAGCTGCACTTCGCGCTCGGCAACCTGTTTCGCCGCCGCGGCGAGACCGATCGTGCGATCCGCGTGCACCAGAACCTGCTGAGCCGCACGGACCTGCCGGTCAACGAGCGCGACCACGCGCTATACGAGCTCGGCCAGGATTTCCTGAAAGCCGGCCTGCTCGATCGTGCCGAAGAGGCGTTTCACAAGCTCGCCGACGGCGATTACGCGCTCGGCGCGCAGCGAGCGCTGCTGACGATCTACGAGATCGAGAAGGACTGGAACAAGTCGATCGATACGGCGAAGCGCATCGAGTCGATGAGCGACAAGCCGCTCGGTGTCGAAATTGCCCAGTTCCACTGCGAACTCGCGCAGGATGCGCTGCAGCGCAAGAACGCGGCAGCGGCAGCCGAACAGCTGCGCCTGGCGCTGACCGTGAATCCGCAGAATGTTCGCGCGACGGTCCTGTCCGGCGACGCGGCGGAAGCGGAGGGCAACCACGCGGCCGCGATCGAGCACTGGAAGCGCGTCGAAGCGCAGAATCCGGCGTATCTGCCGCTCGTCGCCGACAAGCTGATGAAGGCGTATGTCGCGCTCGGCAAGAACGCCGAAGGCGCCGAGCTGCTGATGGGCTATATCGACCGGTATCCGTCGAACGACCTGCTCGACATTGCGTACCAGCACATCGCGGGGTTGCGTGGCCAGGATGCGGCGCACACGCTCGCGCGTACGCAGATGGAGAAGTCGCCGAACCTGTCGGGGATGCTGCATCTGCTCGATGCGCAAATCGCCGCGGCCGACGAACCGCGTCGTAAGGAACTTGAAATGATGCGTGCGCTGATCAAGCAGCGCACGAAGAATCTGCCACGGTATACGTGCCAGAATTGCGGTTTCCGGGCACGGCTCTTCTATTGGCAGTGCCCTGGATGCAGCGGCTGGGAAACCTATGCGCCGCGCCGCGTCGAACCTGCGATGCCGGGCTGATCCCGGCACGCGGAGCCAACGCGCTGCGGTTGCCGCCGGGCTCGTCCCGGCGGCCAAGTTAGTCAATTACCGGGAAGTACCGGAACATCTATGAAAATCACCATCATCGGCACCGGCTATGTCGGTCTCGTCACGGGCGCCTGCCTCGCAGAGATCGGTCACGACGTCTTCTGTCTCGACGTCGATCCGCGCAAGATCGACATCCTGAACAACGGCGGGATGCCGATTCACGAACCGGGGCTGCTGGACATCATCGCGCGCAACCGCGCGGCCGGGCGCCTGCGCTTCTCGACCGACATCGAGTCGAGCGTCGCGCACGGCGAGATCCAGTTCATCGCCGTCGGCACGCCGCCCGACGAGGACGGCTCGGCCGACCTGCAGTACGTGCTCGAAGCCGCGCGCAACATCGGCCGCCACATGACGGGCTTCAAGGTGATCGTCGACAAGTCGACGGTGCCGGTCGGCACTGCGCAGCGCGTGCGCGGCGTGGTCGACGAGGCGCTTGCCGCCCGCGGTCTGGCAGGCAGCGTCGCGCATCGCTTCTCGGTCGTGTCGAACCCGGAGTTCCTGAAGGAAGGCGCCGCGGTCGAAGACTTCATGCGTCCGGACCGGATTATCATCGGCGTCGACGACGACGAGACGGGTACGATCGCACGCGAGAAGATGAAGAAGCTTTACGCGCCGTTCAACCGCAACCACGAGCGCACGATCTACATGGACGTGCGTTCGGCCGAGTTCGCGAAATATGCGGCGAATGCGATGCTCGCAACGCGCATTTCGTTCATGAACGAGATGTCGAATCTCGCCGACAAGGTCGGCGCGGACATCGAGGCCGTGCGCCGCGGGATCGGCTCCGATCCGCGCATCGGCTATCACTTCCTGTACGCCGGCGTCGGCTACGGCGGCTCGTGCTTCCCGAAGGACGTCCAGGCGCTGATTCGCACCGCAGGCGAGAACGGCCAGCCGCTGCGTATCCTGGAAGCCGTCGAAGCGGCCAACCATGCGCAGAAGGACGTGCTGATCGGCAAGATCGAGCAGCGTTTCGGCGCCGACCTGACCGGCCGCGAGTTCGCGGTCTGGGGCCTGGCGTTCAAGCCGAACACCGACGACATGCGCGAGGCGCCGAGCCGTCGCCTGATCGCCGCGCTGCTCGAACGCGGCGCGACCGTGCGTGCGTACGATCCGGTCGCGGTCGACGAGGCGCAGCGCGTGTTTGCGCTCGATTTCGGCACCGATCCGGACACGCTGGCGCGGCTGCATCTCGTCGAGACGCAGGACATCGCCGTGACGGGTGCGGACGCGCTCGTGATCGTGACCGAGTGGAAGGAATTCCGGAGCCCCGACTTCACGCGCCTGAAGGCCGAACTGAAGGCGCCGGTGATCTTCGACGGGCGCAACCTCTACGAGCCGGATGCGATGGCCGAACTGGGCATCGACTACTACGCGATCGGCCGGCCGTATGTCGATCCCCAGTCGTCCACCCGTGGCTGACCACACGATGAATACTCTCCGCGAAGTCGTTCCGGTGCCGCGCGAACAGCTCGCGCGCTCGCGCGTGCTTGTCGTCGGCGACGTGATGCTCGACCGTTACTGGTTCGGCAACGTCGATCGCATTTCGCCTGAGGCGCCGGTGCCGGTCGTGCACGTGCAGCGTCAGGAGGAGCGCCTCGGCGGTGCAGCGAACGTCGCGCGCAATGCCGTGACGCTCGGCGGCCAGGCCGGGTTGCTGTGTGTCGTCGGTTGCGACGAACCCGGCGAGCGGATCGTCGAGCTGCTCGGCAGCAGCGGCGTGACGCCGCATCTCGAGCGCGACCCGGCGCTGCCGACCACGATCAAGCTGCGCGTGCTCGCGCGCCAGCAGCAATTGCTGCGCGTCGACTTCGAAGCCATGCCGACGCACGAGGTGCTGCTCGCGGGGCTCGCGCGCTTCGATGCGCTGCTGCCGCAGCACGACGTCGTGCTGATGTCGGATTACGCGAAAGGCGGTCTGACGCACGTCACGACGATGATCGAGAAGGCGCGTGCGGCCGGCAAGTCCGTCCTCGTCGACCCGAAGGGCGACGACTGGGCACGCTATCGCGGCGCGTCGCTGATCACGCCGAATCGCGCGGAACTGCGCGAGGTGGTCGGGCAGTGGAAGTCGGAAGACGATCTGCGCGCGCGCGTTGCGAAGCTGCGCGCGGAACTCGGCATCGACGCGCTGCTGCTCACGCGTTCGGAAGAAGGGATGACGCTGTTTTCCGCCACCGGCGAATTGCACGCACCGGCGCTCGCGCGCGAGGTGTTCGACGTGTCGGGCGCGGGCGATACCGTGATCGCGACGGTCGCGACGATGCTCGGCGCAGGCGTGCCGCTCGTCGATGCCGTCGTGCTCGCGAATCGCGCGGCAGGCATCGTGGTCGGCAAGCTCGGCACGGCCACGGTGGACTACGACGAACTGTTTCACTGAGCGCATGCGGTGGCGCGACGAGCGCGCCGCACGCATGGCTCGCACTTTTCAGGCAGGACGATCATGACCCTCATCGTCACCGGCGCAGCCGGTTTTATCGGCGCGAACATCGTCAAGGCGCTCAACGAGCGCGGCGAGACGCGCATCATCGCGGTCGACAACCTGACGCGCGCGGACAAGTTCCGGAACCTCGTCGATTGCGAGATCGACGACTATCTGGACAAGACGGAATTCGTCGAACGCTTCGCACGCGGCGATTTCGGCAAGGTACGCGCAGTGTTCCACGAAGGCGCCTGTTCGGACACGATGGAAACCGACGGCCGCTACATGATGGACAACAACTTCCGCTACAGCCGCGCGGTGCTCGACACCTGCCTCGCGCAGGGCACGCAGTTCCTGTACGCGTCGTCGGCGGCGATCTACGGCGGCTCGACGCGTTTTGTCGAAGAGCGTGACGTCGAGGCGCCGCTGAATGTCTACGGCTATTCGAAATTCCTGTTCGACCAGGTGATCCGTCGCGTGCTGCCGACGGCGAAGAGCCAGATCGCCGGCTTCCGCTATTTCAACGTGTACGGCCCGCGCGAAACGCACAAGGGGCGCATGGCGTCGGTCGCGTTCCACAACTTCAACCAGTTCCGCGCGGAAGGCAAGGTGAAGCTGTTCGGCGAGTACAACGGCTATGCACCGGGCGAGCAGACGCGCGACTTCGTGTCGGTCGAGGACGTGACGAAGGTGAACCTGTTCTTCTTCGATCATCCGGAGAAGTCGGGCATCTTCAACCTCGGCACGGGCCGTGCGCAGCCGTTCAACGATATCGCGTCGACGGTCGTGAATACGTTGCGTGCGCTCGACAACCAGCCGCCGCTGACGCTTGCGCAGCAGGTCGAGCAGGGGCTGATCGAATACGTGCCGTTCCCCGATGCATTGCGCGGCAAGTACCAGTGCTTCACGCAGGCCGACCAGACGAAGCTGCGCGCGGCTGGCTACGACGCACCGTTCCTGACCGTGCAGGAAGGCGTCGACCGCTACGTGCGTTGGCTATCCGGCCAGGTTTAAGCGGAAGCGTTGCATCGATAGACTGGGTCTCACGGTCGGCAGCCGCCGGCCGTATTCATCGGAGATCCAGCACATGATCAGGAAATGGTTGGCCGCAGCGGCAATGCTCGGCACGATCGCGTCGGCC includes these proteins:
- the rfaE1 gene encoding D-glycero-beta-D-manno-heptose-7-phosphate kinase, with the translated sequence MNTLREVVPVPREQLARSRVLVVGDVMLDRYWFGNVDRISPEAPVPVVHVQRQEERLGGAANVARNAVTLGGQAGLLCVVGCDEPGERIVELLGSSGVTPHLERDPALPTTIKLRVLARQQQLLRVDFEAMPTHEVLLAGLARFDALLPQHDVVLMSDYAKGGLTHVTTMIEKARAAGKSVLVDPKGDDWARYRGASLITPNRAELREVVGQWKSEDDLRARVAKLRAELGIDALLLTRSEEGMTLFSATGELHAPALAREVFDVSGAGDTVIATVATMLGAGVPLVDAVVLANRAAGIVVGKLGTATVDYDELFH
- the rfaD gene encoding ADP-glyceromanno-heptose 6-epimerase; translated protein: MTLIVTGAAGFIGANIVKALNERGETRIIAVDNLTRADKFRNLVDCEIDDYLDKTEFVERFARGDFGKVRAVFHEGACSDTMETDGRYMMDNNFRYSRAVLDTCLAQGTQFLYASSAAIYGGSTRFVEERDVEAPLNVYGYSKFLFDQVIRRVLPTAKSQIAGFRYFNVYGPRETHKGRMASVAFHNFNQFRAEGKVKLFGEYNGYAPGEQTRDFVSVEDVTKVNLFFFDHPEKSGIFNLGTGRAQPFNDIASTVVNTLRALDNQPPLTLAQQVEQGLIEYVPFPDALRGKYQCFTQADQTKLRAAGYDAPFLTVQEGVDRYVRWLSGQV